In Promicromonospora sp. Populi, one genomic interval encodes:
- a CDS encoding carbohydrate ABC transporter permease has translation MKDLLKALPWIGPAVALIAAVVLFPVGVMFWNSTRDISQSGVDDGGVGLANFAAVIGFQYFWPILGRTVIWVVVVVGLTLVGSLALAALLNKAFPGRRIVRMAVIVPWAASVVMTTLVVHYGLEPYFGIINSFLVDIGLIDTPEGYGWTRHPETAFAWAIVVAVFVSLPFTTYTILAGLQTVPGETVEAARIDGAGGLRTYFSVVLPQLRGAVSVAVLINIINVFNSLPILRVMTGSIPGYDADTIMTMIFKYMQNQRQIDLASALSVIAFLVVIGIVAIYVRVVRPLEEV, from the coding sequence GTGAAGGACCTGTTGAAGGCCTTGCCGTGGATCGGGCCCGCGGTCGCACTCATTGCGGCCGTGGTCCTGTTCCCGGTAGGCGTGATGTTCTGGAACTCGACCCGCGACATCAGTCAGAGCGGCGTGGACGACGGGGGCGTAGGCCTCGCGAACTTCGCGGCGGTGATCGGCTTCCAGTACTTCTGGCCGATCCTCGGACGGACCGTCATCTGGGTGGTCGTGGTCGTGGGCCTCACCCTGGTCGGCTCGCTCGCGCTCGCGGCGCTGCTGAACAAGGCGTTCCCGGGACGCCGCATCGTGCGCATGGCCGTGATCGTGCCGTGGGCCGCCAGCGTGGTCATGACGACGCTGGTGGTCCACTACGGCCTGGAGCCGTACTTCGGCATCATCAACTCGTTCCTCGTGGACATCGGCCTGATCGATACACCAGAGGGCTACGGCTGGACCCGGCACCCCGAGACCGCGTTCGCGTGGGCCATCGTGGTCGCCGTGTTCGTGTCGCTGCCGTTCACCACGTACACGATCCTGGCCGGGCTGCAGACGGTCCCCGGCGAGACCGTCGAGGCCGCGCGCATCGACGGCGCCGGGGGCCTGCGTACCTACTTCAGCGTGGTGCTGCCGCAGCTGCGGGGCGCGGTGTCGGTGGCGGTGCTGATCAACATCATCAACGTGTTCAACTCGCTGCCGATCCTGCGCGTCATGACGGGGTCCATCCCCGGGTATGACGCCGACACGATCATGACCATGATCTTCAAGTACATGCAGAACCAGCGGCAGATCGACCTGGCCAGTGCGCTGTCTGTCATCGCGTTCCTGGTGGTCATCGGGATCGTCGCCATCTACGTGCGGGTCGTCCGCCCTCTGGAGGAGGTCTGA
- a CDS encoding carbohydrate ABC transporter permease, with amino-acid sequence MTATTASATAPRKATQPPSDNRPRVRKYTEDQVPLGSLLLRMFAGLVVLVVFMLPYLIMFFGSVKTKAEIRSVDPTYFPTEWHWENYVTMWSTPETPLLQNLISTLVISLCATLLVLAVALPAAYYTARFRFPGRLVFLFLVIVTQMLQPAVLTSGLFRQFIALGLLDTWGAMILVNAAFNLSFAVWIMHSFFASIPKEIDEAAQIDGAGTFTVLTKINLPLVWPGIVTAVVFTFVASWNEFAASLVLLTTAGNQPLSVALTKFVGQYETSWHYVFGVSIVAIVPVVILFMLIEKRLVGGLVAGSVK; translated from the coding sequence ATGACCGCGACCACCGCATCGGCGACCGCGCCGCGCAAGGCGACCCAGCCGCCGTCGGACAACCGGCCGCGCGTGCGAAAGTACACGGAAGACCAGGTGCCGCTCGGGTCCCTGCTGCTGCGCATGTTCGCCGGCCTCGTGGTGCTGGTCGTGTTCATGCTGCCGTACCTGATCATGTTCTTCGGCTCGGTGAAGACGAAGGCGGAGATCAGGTCCGTAGACCCCACCTACTTCCCCACGGAGTGGCACTGGGAGAACTACGTCACGATGTGGTCCACGCCTGAGACGCCGCTCCTGCAGAACCTGATCTCCACCCTGGTGATCTCGCTGTGCGCCACGTTGCTCGTGCTCGCCGTGGCGCTGCCTGCCGCGTACTACACGGCGCGGTTCCGGTTCCCCGGTCGGCTCGTGTTCCTGTTCCTCGTGATCGTGACCCAGATGCTGCAGCCGGCGGTGCTGACGTCGGGCCTGTTCCGCCAGTTCATCGCCCTCGGGCTCCTCGACACGTGGGGCGCGATGATCCTGGTCAACGCGGCGTTCAACCTGTCGTTCGCGGTCTGGATCATGCACAGCTTCTTCGCGAGCATCCCGAAGGAGATCGACGAGGCCGCGCAGATCGATGGCGCCGGCACGTTCACCGTCCTGACCAAGATCAACCTGCCGCTCGTGTGGCCCGGGATCGTGACGGCTGTCGTGTTCACGTTCGTCGCGTCCTGGAACGAGTTCGCGGCGTCGCTGGTGCTGCTGACGACGGCGGGCAACCAGCCGCTGTCCGTGGCGCTGACCAAGTTCGTGGGGCAGTACGAGACCTCGTGGCACTACGTGTTCGGGGTGTCCATCGTGGCGATCGTGCCCGTGGTGATCCTGTTCATGCTGATCGAGAAGCGGCTGGTGGGCGGCCTCGTCGCGGGTTCGGTGAAGTAG
- a CDS encoding methylenetetrahydrofolate reductase, with protein MVAEIHPHRPTVSFELMPPRRPDAAPNFWETAQRLVAARPDFVSVTYGAAGGDRATSREVLATLLRGTPVLPVAHLTCVGASREDVSEVIDEFLEAGVRSFLALRGDPPRDEPHWRPTDDDVHSSIDLVRLLRQVDERRCAADASTALRSAARPLTIAVATFVDGNPGAGTTREQEIRRLLEKQEAGASFAITQFFYRAQSYTRFVEEARSAGVTIPILAGILPTTEARRLRRVEELTGVAAPADLLRDLDRLTAPDGAVDPEAQHEHGIGYSAELAREVLEAGAPGVHVYTFNKHRPALDLLERAGLTVSRPR; from the coding sequence ATGGTCGCCGAGATACACCCGCACCGCCCCACGGTGTCGTTCGAGCTGATGCCACCGCGTCGGCCCGACGCCGCGCCGAACTTCTGGGAGACGGCGCAGCGGCTCGTGGCCGCGCGGCCGGACTTCGTCTCCGTCACGTACGGGGCGGCCGGGGGCGACCGGGCGACGTCGCGCGAGGTGCTCGCTACGCTGCTGCGGGGTACGCCCGTGCTGCCGGTTGCCCACCTGACCTGCGTGGGCGCGTCCCGCGAGGACGTGTCCGAGGTGATCGACGAGTTCCTCGAGGCCGGCGTCCGGTCGTTCCTCGCCCTGCGGGGTGACCCGCCGCGCGACGAGCCCCACTGGCGCCCCACGGACGACGACGTGCACTCCAGCATCGACCTGGTCCGGCTGCTGCGGCAGGTGGACGAACGACGCTGCGCCGCGGATGCCAGCACAGCCCTGCGCTCCGCCGCCCGCCCGCTCACCATCGCCGTCGCGACGTTCGTGGACGGTAATCCCGGGGCCGGCACCACGCGGGAGCAGGAGATCCGGCGGCTGCTGGAGAAGCAGGAGGCCGGGGCGAGCTTCGCGATCACGCAGTTCTTCTACCGGGCGCAGTCGTACACGAGGTTCGTCGAGGAGGCCCGGTCGGCGGGCGTGACCATCCCGATCCTCGCCGGGATCCTGCCCACCACGGAGGCGCGCCGGCTGCGCCGGGTCGAGGAGCTCACCGGGGTGGCCGCACCCGCCGACCTGCTGCGGGACCTCGACCGGCTCACCGCGCCCGACGGCGCCGTCGACCCCGAGGCCCAGCACGAGCACGGCATCGGGTACTCCGCCGAGCTCGCGCGCGAGGTGCTCGAAGCCGGTGCGCCCGGCGTGCACGTGTACACGTTCAACAAGCACCGCCCGGCCCTGGACCTCCTGGAGCGCGCGGGCCTGACCGTCTCCCGTCCCCGCTGA
- a CDS encoding N-acetylmuramoyl-L-alanine amidase — translation MHDHDHSPTDHTEHSHASLGRRELLRGAVVLGIGAAGATIAAPAVATPLGADPAASPSLAPEPEAPADAPPGALAGVEVVTPTIASCATWGAAAARGTIEPVAANPNKILIHHTASANVTDYSQAAGYQIARDIQQWHFANGWVDTGQHLTLSRGGYVMEGRHGSLSRLQNGSGTVVGAHAPGQNSQAIGIENQGTYTSATPPAQLWSRLVELCAYICDQYGIAPTQIYGHRDYTATACPGDVLYSMLPQLRSEVAAALSGSTWSVIVDNTSAGFAAGGSWLTSAFSAERYGANYRYATPAEVSDLATFSATIPSNGSYRVEAWFPGIAGYNTSTPFIVYTGTGSSTIRVDQSTGGGAWLSLGTYAMTAGTRTVVAVSRWTQGTAYVVADAIRITRL, via the coding sequence GTGCACGATCACGATCACAGCCCCACCGACCACACTGAACACAGCCACGCATCTCTCGGGCGGCGCGAGCTGCTGCGCGGCGCCGTCGTCCTCGGCATCGGTGCCGCGGGCGCGACGATCGCGGCGCCCGCTGTCGCGACACCTCTCGGTGCCGACCCCGCCGCCTCGCCGTCCCTGGCCCCCGAGCCCGAGGCACCCGCCGACGCCCCGCCGGGCGCGCTGGCCGGGGTCGAGGTCGTCACGCCGACCATCGCGAGCTGCGCCACCTGGGGCGCAGCGGCGGCCCGCGGCACCATCGAACCCGTCGCGGCCAACCCGAACAAGATCCTGATCCACCACACGGCGTCGGCCAACGTCACCGACTACTCGCAGGCCGCCGGTTATCAGATCGCCCGCGACATCCAGCAGTGGCACTTCGCCAACGGCTGGGTAGACACCGGTCAGCACCTGACGCTGAGCCGTGGCGGGTACGTCATGGAGGGACGGCACGGCTCGCTGTCCCGGCTGCAGAACGGCAGCGGCACGGTAGTCGGCGCGCACGCCCCCGGCCAGAACAGCCAGGCCATCGGGATCGAGAACCAGGGCACCTACACGAGCGCCACGCCGCCCGCGCAGCTCTGGAGCCGGCTGGTGGAGCTGTGCGCCTACATCTGCGACCAGTACGGGATCGCGCCGACGCAGATCTACGGGCACCGCGACTACACGGCCACGGCCTGCCCGGGCGACGTCCTGTACTCGATGCTGCCGCAGCTGCGGTCCGAGGTGGCGGCGGCCCTGTCCGGCTCGACCTGGTCGGTCATCGTGGACAACACGTCGGCGGGCTTCGCGGCAGGCGGCTCCTGGCTGACGTCGGCGTTCTCGGCCGAGCGGTACGGCGCCAACTACCGGTACGCGACGCCGGCCGAGGTCAGCGACCTGGCGACGTTCTCGGCGACCATCCCGTCCAACGGTTCGTACCGGGTGGAGGCGTGGTTCCCCGGGATCGCCGGCTACAACACGTCGACGCCGTTCATCGTCTACACCGGGACCGGCTCGTCGACTATCCGGGTTGACCAGTCCACGGGTGGTGGTGCCTGGCTCTCGCTCGGCACCTATGCCATGACGGCGGGTACCCGCACGGTCGTGGCGGTCAGCCGCTGGACGCAGGGCACCGCATACGTCGTGGCGGACGCGATCCGGATCACGCGGCTGTGA
- a CDS encoding lysophospholipid acyltransferase family protein, with the protein MTYRFLKLILSLLVLVLLRPRVTGLQNIPRRGAVILASNHLSFIDSLLIPIMAPRHVAFLAKAEYWTGKGIKGRLSRWFFTKMGDIPVQRDDPRAGQRSLEDALAVLQRGGAFGIYPEGTRSRDGKLHKGHTGVAWLALTGKAPVVPVALLGTDKVKPIGKMPRFARVELHFGVPIDPSRQIAAGTKPAQARRELTEQVMQSIQAMSGQERADT; encoded by the coding sequence GTGACGTACCGGTTCCTCAAGCTCATCCTCTCGCTCCTCGTGCTCGTGCTTCTGCGCCCGCGCGTCACTGGCCTGCAGAACATCCCGAGGCGCGGCGCCGTGATCCTGGCGAGCAACCACCTGTCGTTCATCGACTCGCTGCTCATCCCGATCATGGCCCCGCGGCACGTCGCGTTCCTGGCCAAGGCCGAGTACTGGACCGGCAAGGGCATCAAGGGTCGGCTGTCGCGCTGGTTCTTCACCAAGATGGGCGACATCCCGGTGCAGCGGGACGACCCGCGCGCCGGGCAGCGCTCCCTGGAGGACGCCCTCGCGGTGCTGCAGCGCGGCGGCGCGTTCGGCATCTACCCCGAGGGCACCCGCTCACGGGACGGCAAGCTGCACAAGGGCCACACCGGCGTCGCGTGGCTCGCCCTGACCGGCAAGGCTCCCGTGGTCCCGGTGGCGCTGCTCGGGACCGACAAGGTGAAGCCCATCGGCAAGATGCCGCGGTTCGCCCGGGTCGAGCTGCACTTCGGGGTGCCGATCGACCCGTCCCGCCAGATCGCGGCCGGCACCAAGCCGGCCCAGGCGCGACGCGAGCTGACCGAACAGGTCATGCAGTCCATCCAGGCGATGAGCGGCCAGGAGCGCGCGGACACGTGA
- a CDS encoding glycoside hydrolase family 2 protein, producing MTFLDRFSPTGTPSAAAVPRPEYPRPQMVRDRWLNLNGTWQFEIDPGDSGLERGVAERPLTGEIVVPFAPESQLSGVENTDFLEAVWYRREVTVPAEWSAVGDDPHVLLHFGAVDHDTTVWVDGTEVVRHRGGFTPFSADLHGIAIPGETVTVVVRARDTRHEPQARGKQSNRYANFECNYTRTTGIWQTVWLEPVPAVHLRRPRITPDLSSAAFDVVVPLSANRRGHTVAVTITDADGEFATATARADLDLAPALRVVVPADRVRTWGPGDPHLYGVDIELRDAEGTVVDSLRSYAGLRSVSIDGKAIRINGEPVFQRLVLDQGYWPESLMTAPSDDALARDIELGLAAGFNGARLHQKVFEERYLFHADRLGYLVWGEFGDWGVSGYGTPADGQRPTTSYVAEWLEALQRDHNHPSIIGWCPLNETHQDLHDRITQLDDVTRGMWLATKVADPSRPVLDTSGYSHRVPETDVWDSHLYEQDPAKFSELVGGLAEGKPYGNERDNGTPISQPYNGQPYFVSEYGGIWWNPEAAATASGSSPDSWGYGQRVADEEEFHTRFAGLTDALLDDPLMFGYCYTQLTDVFQEENGVYRFDRSEKLDVDRVRAVQVRLAAFEKGDGTAP from the coding sequence ATGACCTTCCTCGACCGCTTCTCGCCAACCGGGACGCCCAGCGCGGCAGCCGTCCCGCGGCCCGAGTACCCCCGTCCCCAGATGGTCCGGGACCGCTGGCTCAACCTGAACGGCACCTGGCAGTTCGAGATCGACCCGGGTGACTCCGGGCTCGAGCGCGGCGTCGCGGAGCGGCCGCTCACCGGCGAGATCGTCGTGCCGTTCGCACCCGAGTCGCAGCTCTCCGGCGTCGAGAACACCGACTTCCTCGAGGCCGTCTGGTACCGCCGTGAGGTCACGGTCCCCGCCGAGTGGTCCGCTGTCGGCGACGACCCCCACGTGCTCCTGCACTTCGGGGCGGTGGACCACGACACGACCGTCTGGGTGGACGGGACGGAGGTCGTGCGGCACCGCGGCGGGTTCACCCCGTTCTCGGCCGACCTGCACGGGATCGCGATCCCGGGGGAGACGGTGACCGTCGTCGTGCGGGCGCGGGACACCCGGCACGAGCCGCAGGCTCGCGGCAAGCAGAGCAACCGCTACGCGAACTTCGAGTGCAACTACACGCGCACCACGGGCATCTGGCAGACCGTCTGGCTGGAGCCCGTGCCCGCCGTGCACCTGCGGCGCCCGCGGATCACGCCCGACCTGTCGAGCGCCGCATTCGACGTGGTGGTGCCGCTGTCCGCGAACCGGCGCGGCCACACGGTCGCCGTCACCATCACGGACGCCGACGGCGAGTTCGCGACCGCCACGGCGCGCGCCGACCTCGACCTGGCGCCCGCGCTGCGCGTCGTCGTCCCGGCGGACCGGGTTCGCACCTGGGGACCGGGCGACCCGCACCTGTACGGCGTCGACATCGAGCTGCGGGACGCCGAGGGCACCGTCGTCGACTCGCTGCGCTCCTACGCGGGCCTGCGGTCCGTGTCGATCGACGGCAAGGCGATCCGGATCAACGGCGAGCCGGTCTTCCAGCGGCTCGTCCTGGACCAGGGGTACTGGCCCGAGTCGCTCATGACGGCGCCGTCGGACGACGCGCTCGCGCGCGACATCGAGCTCGGCCTCGCCGCCGGGTTCAACGGCGCGCGCCTGCACCAGAAGGTCTTCGAAGAGCGCTACCTGTTCCACGCGGACCGGCTCGGCTACCTGGTGTGGGGCGAGTTCGGCGACTGGGGCGTCAGCGGCTACGGCACACCTGCGGACGGCCAGCGGCCCACCACCTCGTACGTCGCCGAGTGGCTGGAGGCCCTGCAGCGGGACCACAACCACCCGTCGATCATCGGCTGGTGCCCGCTCAACGAGACGCACCAGGACCTGCACGACCGCATCACGCAGCTGGACGACGTCACCCGCGGCATGTGGCTCGCGACCAAGGTGGCCGACCCCTCGCGCCCCGTGCTGGACACCAGCGGCTACTCGCACCGCGTGCCCGAGACGGACGTCTGGGACTCGCACCTGTACGAGCAGGACCCCGCGAAGTTCTCCGAGCTGGTCGGCGGCCTCGCCGAGGGGAAGCCCTACGGGAACGAGCGGGACAACGGCACGCCGATATCGCAGCCGTACAACGGGCAGCCCTACTTTGTCAGCGAGTACGGCGGCATCTGGTGGAACCCGGAGGCCGCCGCGACCGCCTCGGGCAGCTCGCCCGACTCGTGGGGCTACGGCCAGCGCGTCGCCGACGAGGAGGAGTTCCACACGCGGTTTGCGGGCCTCACCGACGCGCTCCTCGACGACCCGCTGATGTTCGGCTACTGCTACACGCAGCTCACTGACGTGTTCCAGGAGGAGAACGGTGTCTACCGGTTCGACCGCAGCGAGAAGCTCGACGTCGACCGCGTCCGCGCCGTGCAGGTGCGGCTCGCCGCCTTCGAGAAGGGCGACGGCACGGCGCCCTGA
- a CDS encoding LacI family DNA-binding transcriptional regulator, which translates to MSERAGRRVGIKEVAAAAGVSWKTVSNVVNDTGRVGEATRERVEAVIAELGYRPNLAGRQLRRGRTNTLALAVPWVHAPYFSVLAHEVIDAGSARGYRVLIEETRSSRDIELEVARGFDVQAIDGIIFSPLELAPAEIDAVRGTVPLVLLGERADPDQSRERRTDHVSIDNVSAAAQVTTHLLETGRRRLAFLGAEPRGAGRTGAQRVQGFLDAHAAAGLDVDERWVLQVAQFSRPAGAAAVESVLPRIDQIDGLVCANDELALGALHALRLNGVRVPADLAVTGWDNIEDGRFSNPSLTTVAPDLRAIAETAVDRIITQLADPAVEPVDALVPHRLLARESSRS; encoded by the coding sequence TTGTCCGAACGAGCGGGCCGGCGCGTCGGCATCAAGGAGGTCGCCGCTGCGGCGGGCGTCTCCTGGAAGACCGTCTCCAACGTCGTCAACGACACGGGCCGGGTCGGCGAAGCAACCCGGGAACGGGTGGAGGCGGTGATCGCCGAGCTGGGCTACCGGCCCAACCTCGCCGGCCGCCAGCTGCGACGCGGCCGCACCAACACGCTCGCCCTGGCCGTGCCGTGGGTGCACGCCCCGTACTTCTCGGTGCTCGCCCACGAGGTGATCGACGCCGGGAGCGCCCGCGGGTACCGCGTCCTCATCGAGGAGACACGGTCCTCGCGCGACATCGAGCTCGAGGTGGCCCGCGGTTTCGACGTCCAGGCGATCGACGGCATCATCTTCTCCCCGCTGGAGCTGGCTCCGGCGGAGATCGATGCGGTCCGCGGCACGGTACCCCTGGTGCTGCTCGGCGAGCGTGCGGACCCGGACCAGAGCAGGGAGCGGCGCACGGATCACGTGAGCATCGACAACGTCAGCGCCGCGGCGCAGGTCACCACGCATCTGCTGGAGACCGGGCGGCGCAGGCTGGCGTTCCTCGGTGCCGAACCGCGCGGCGCCGGCCGCACCGGCGCCCAGCGGGTCCAGGGATTCCTCGACGCCCACGCCGCGGCGGGCCTCGACGTGGACGAGCGCTGGGTGCTGCAGGTCGCCCAGTTCTCGCGGCCCGCGGGCGCCGCGGCGGTGGAGTCGGTGCTACCGAGGATCGACCAGATCGACGGCCTGGTCTGCGCCAACGACGAGCTTGCGCTGGGCGCGCTGCACGCGCTGCGCCTCAACGGGGTGCGGGTTCCCGCCGACCTCGCCGTGACGGGCTGGGACAACATCGAGGACGGCAGGTTCTCGAACCCCTCGCTGACCACCGTGGCACCCGACCTGCGCGCGATCGCCGAGACGGCGGTGGACCGGATCATCACGCAGCTGGCGGACCCCGCCGTCGAGCCGGTCGACGCGCTCGTGCCGCACCGGCTGCTGGCCCGGGAGAGCAGCCGCTCCTGA
- a CDS encoding extracellular solute-binding protein — protein sequence MTLLRGRGATGQGSPGSGSRIRSRAESAGGLSRRALLQAALAGAGGIALGGTLAGCAAPGAASSGKTPVMIWDLFSGGDGALMQEMVGAVAAANPDIAVDSTTLEWGAPYYTKLAMTSSGGRPPEAAVMHVSRLAGYAPGGLLEPFDLDALAALEVTEADFAPAVWQKAQFDGQLYALPLDTHPYIMFHNPVIVQDASLAGPDGKLDLDAVAGADRFLAAGRAMAEVTGETGVGWGYQRDTAGCWRMFWGLYSQNGGGYELTPGRPADLDIEAATEVFEFLQEMVDGTVAAKNQDGNAAAGRFMTARTGTMFAGEWDLPMFREALPDVGATQFPAIFGTPANYADSHSFVLPRQAHPDPAQREATYRVLAGLLKEGLTWASAGHIPAYQPVVEEPAYQELVPQRDYAPAAEIAVFDPDAWFTGGGSDFQTRMGDAMTDTLAGEAPPRTAVTRMLSEMDRFLSQPNPA from the coding sequence ATGACCCTGCTACGAGGACGCGGTGCCACGGGGCAAGGAAGCCCCGGGTCCGGGTCGAGAATCCGCAGTCGCGCGGAGAGTGCCGGAGGGCTGAGCCGCCGTGCTCTGCTCCAGGCGGCCCTCGCGGGCGCCGGCGGGATCGCACTGGGCGGGACGCTCGCCGGCTGCGCCGCGCCGGGCGCCGCGAGCTCGGGCAAGACCCCGGTCATGATCTGGGACCTCTTCTCCGGCGGCGACGGCGCGCTCATGCAGGAGATGGTGGGCGCGGTAGCAGCGGCGAACCCGGATATCGCCGTCGACTCCACGACGCTTGAGTGGGGGGCGCCTTACTACACCAAGCTGGCCATGACGTCGTCCGGCGGGCGCCCGCCGGAGGCCGCCGTCATGCACGTGTCCCGGCTGGCCGGGTACGCGCCGGGCGGGCTCCTCGAACCGTTCGACCTGGACGCGCTCGCCGCGCTCGAGGTCACCGAGGCCGACTTCGCGCCGGCGGTGTGGCAGAAGGCCCAGTTCGACGGGCAGCTCTACGCGCTGCCGCTCGACACGCACCCGTACATCATGTTCCACAACCCTGTGATCGTGCAGGATGCGAGCCTGGCCGGGCCGGACGGCAAGCTGGACCTGGACGCCGTCGCGGGCGCCGACCGTTTCCTCGCCGCCGGGCGGGCGATGGCCGAGGTCACGGGCGAGACCGGGGTCGGCTGGGGCTACCAGCGCGACACCGCCGGGTGCTGGCGCATGTTCTGGGGCCTCTACTCCCAGAACGGCGGCGGCTATGAGCTCACGCCGGGCCGTCCGGCCGACCTCGACATCGAGGCCGCGACCGAGGTCTTCGAATTTCTCCAGGAGATGGTCGACGGCACAGTCGCGGCGAAGAACCAGGACGGGAACGCCGCGGCCGGCCGCTTCATGACGGCGCGCACCGGCACGATGTTCGCCGGCGAGTGGGACCTGCCGATGTTCCGCGAGGCGCTGCCCGACGTCGGGGCCACGCAGTTCCCGGCGATCTTCGGCACCCCGGCGAACTACGCCGACTCGCACTCGTTCGTGCTGCCCCGGCAGGCACACCCCGACCCCGCCCAGCGCGAGGCGACGTACCGGGTGCTCGCGGGTCTCCTCAAGGAGGGCCTCACCTGGGCCTCGGCCGGGCACATCCCGGCCTACCAGCCCGTCGTCGAGGAGCCCGCGTACCAGGAGCTCGTCCCGCAGCGCGACTACGCACCCGCCGCCGAGATCGCGGTCTTCGACCCCGACGCCTGGTTCACGGGCGGCGGCAGCGACTTCCAGACGCGCATGGGCGACGCCATGACGGACACCCTGGCCGGCGAGGCTCCGCCACGCACGGCCGTCACCCGCATGCTGAGCGAGATGGACCGGTTCCTCTCCCAGCCCAACCCCGCCTGA
- a CDS encoding carbohydrate ABC transporter permease has protein sequence MTVSNTGVTAPPGQAPAARSAATSRPGTRAGTAGKSLRERDRSGYLFVAPFAIATGLFLVWPTISGLWMSFTNQSLTGTGSEFIGFANYAEAFSDPQVWQTLWHTVWFTILSTVPLVVVALVMALLVHTGLPGQWVWRMSFFAPYLLTSAVVSGLSAWLFQPDIGLLDTWLAALGLGPVGWITDENVAMFSIALVTVWWTVGFNFLLYLAALQGIPAQQYEAATIDGAGGWRRLFSITLPQLKTITGVIVVLQLLASLKVFDQIYLLTKGGPNGSTRPILEYVYDIGFTNYRLGYASAISYVFFALILVFTLVRLMPTRKEA, from the coding sequence ATGACTGTCTCGAACACCGGCGTCACCGCGCCCCCCGGCCAGGCTCCGGCGGCCCGGTCGGCCGCCACGAGCCGGCCCGGCACCCGAGCCGGCACTGCCGGCAAGTCCCTGCGTGAACGGGACCGGTCCGGCTACCTGTTCGTCGCGCCGTTCGCCATCGCCACCGGGCTCTTCCTGGTGTGGCCGACGATCTCCGGCCTGTGGATGAGCTTCACGAACCAGAGCCTCACCGGCACCGGCAGCGAGTTCATCGGCTTCGCCAACTACGCCGAGGCGTTCAGCGACCCCCAGGTCTGGCAGACGCTGTGGCACACGGTCTGGTTCACGATCCTGAGCACCGTGCCGCTCGTGGTGGTGGCCCTCGTCATGGCCTTGCTCGTGCACACCGGCCTACCGGGCCAGTGGGTGTGGCGCATGTCGTTCTTCGCTCCGTACCTGCTGACCAGCGCCGTCGTGTCCGGGCTGAGTGCCTGGCTGTTCCAGCCCGACATCGGCCTGCTCGACACCTGGCTTGCGGCCCTAGGCCTCGGTCCGGTGGGGTGGATCACCGACGAGAACGTGGCGATGTTCTCCATCGCCCTGGTTACCGTGTGGTGGACCGTCGGGTTCAACTTCCTGCTCTACCTCGCTGCGCTGCAGGGCATCCCGGCCCAGCAGTACGAGGCGGCGACGATAGACGGCGCGGGCGGCTGGCGGCGGCTGTTCTCGATCACCCTGCCGCAGTTGAAGACCATCACCGGCGTCATCGTCGTGCTGCAGCTGCTTGCGTCGCTCAAGGTGTTCGACCAGATCTACCTGCTGACGAAGGGCGGGCCGAACGGGAGCACCCGGCCGATCCTCGAGTACGTCTACGACATCGGTTTCACGAACTACCGGCTCGGCTACGCCTCCGCGATCTCATACGTGTTCTTCGCCCTGATCCTCGTGTTCACGCTGGTGCGGCTCATGCCGACCAGGAAGGAGGCCTGA